In one Halosolutus amylolyticus genomic region, the following are encoded:
- the guaA gene encoding glutamine-hydrolyzing GMP synthase, translated as MVDTDTFVPDAVAEIEDEIGDASAVIALSGGVDSSVAAALAYEAIGDRLTPVYVDTGLMRKGETVQIRETFDYMESLRIVDAKDRFLDALAGVTDPEEKREVIGEQFIREFEREATDAGADYLVQGTIYPDRIESEGGIKSHHNVGGLPDVVDFEGIVEPVRDLYKDEVREVARHLGLDEIVAERMPFPGPGLAVRVIGEVTEEKLEVARHACHVVEEELEEYEPWQALAAVIGKATGVKGDNRVHGWVVSVRSVDSRDGMTARAQEIDWQTLQRIQSRITGQNENVARVVYDVTHKPPATIEYE; from the coding sequence ATGGTAGACACGGACACGTTCGTCCCGGACGCAGTTGCAGAGATCGAAGACGAAATCGGCGACGCGAGCGCCGTCATCGCCCTTTCGGGCGGGGTCGACTCCTCGGTCGCCGCGGCGCTCGCCTACGAGGCGATCGGCGATCGACTCACCCCGGTCTACGTCGACACCGGCCTGATGCGGAAAGGCGAGACCGTACAGATCCGCGAGACGTTCGACTACATGGAGTCGCTGCGGATCGTCGACGCGAAAGATCGGTTCCTCGACGCACTCGCGGGCGTGACCGACCCCGAGGAGAAACGCGAGGTCATCGGCGAGCAGTTCATCCGCGAGTTCGAGCGCGAGGCCACGGACGCGGGCGCCGACTACCTCGTCCAGGGGACGATCTACCCCGATCGGATCGAGAGCGAGGGCGGGATCAAGTCCCACCACAACGTGGGCGGACTCCCCGACGTCGTCGACTTCGAGGGCATCGTCGAACCCGTCCGCGACCTCTACAAGGACGAGGTTCGAGAGGTCGCACGCCACCTCGGACTGGACGAAATCGTCGCCGAGCGGATGCCGTTCCCCGGCCCGGGGCTCGCGGTGCGCGTGATCGGCGAGGTCACCGAGGAGAAACTCGAGGTCGCTCGCCACGCCTGCCACGTCGTCGAGGAGGAACTCGAGGAGTACGAGCCCTGGCAGGCCCTCGCGGCCGTGATCGGCAAGGCGACGGGCGTCAAGGGTGACAACCGCGTCCACGGCTGGGTCGTCTCCGTCCGCTCGGTCGACTCCCGGGACGGGATGACCGCCCGCGCCCAGGAGATCGACTGGCAGACGCTCCAGCGGATCCAGTCGCGGATCACCGGCCAGAACGAGAACGTCGCCCGCGTCGTCTACGACGTAACCCACAAACCGCCCGCGACGATC